The nucleotide window ATCTGCCAAGATTATTCATATCATCATGGGCATCAAGCCGTCAAGGTTCAACCAAGATCAAGTTTGAAGAGACTTGAACCTAGCTACCAGTCTGTCATGAGGTGGCTGCGTCTCCTTTATAAGAGGATGCTCTAGGAGCTCATTCACCCATGAGAAAAATGCAGGGTTCTTTTCGGCTAAAAGAATCGTAGCAAAAGCCTCATGAATTGGCTTGTAGCTGCACACATATGCGCTGACCACGATGCCGAGAAACCCCAACGAATCTCCATTGAACAAGGGTGGTTTCTCTCCATAATCTCTCTTCATCCCTTCTTCAAAAACCTGAATCACTTCGCTCAACTCTTGAAtcagattctctctctcttcccctgaCTTAGACCTCAAAATCGCCTGTATTACCGGTATTATCTGATAACATATATCATCATTTTGTTAGTATGTTAGTATCATGCCTGCATAGTCTTATAAAACACAGTCAATGGAGCAGAACTATAAAAGTAGTGTAATTTAAATCCACGTACTCACCTTCTCATCAAAGAATTTAGCCCAGAAGCGGATTTTGGCTTTTTCATAAGGATCCTCGGGCAACAGTTTGGGGGCGTGGCTCCAATTCTCATCGATATATTCGAGGATGACTTGTGACTCAACGATCGGTCTGCCTTGATGAACAAGAATAGGTACCTTCTTATGGATGGGATTGTAGTTCAGCATCATCTGACTCTTGTTTGTGATATCTTCCTCCACATACTCGTAATCTATGCCCTTAAGTTTTAGGGCTATCTTCACCCTCGCAGTAAATGAACTAATCCATGATCCGTAGATTACAACCTGGTGATCATTTCGCTCATGAGCCATATTCGATTCTAGCTATCTAGCTCTCTCTGTGAATCGGTGCAATACTCCTGTGGTGTGTAGAGGTTAATATATACATGAATTGCTCCCTACCAAGGTCGTCGCGCGTAAACTATGTCTAACAAGATTGACATCATGGCTGAGGTCAGCTTACCCATGGCCattggcatatatatatatataaaacctaTTTGGCAGACAAAGAGGCCTATTTTGACTGAGACTTGTACAAACATGCGTGTCAAACgaaaaatatcatttttctcTTCTAAAACATAATTCAACGTtatataggtttttttttaaccaagaaattcattcatctcaagtCAGAATAATACAGATACATACCTTTTCTTACCAAACTCAAGGTcaagtttaggacgtggtatgctaacaccactcattagacaaccAGTGCACACTTATTAAGAATGAACCTATAAAACTATGAAAATAAACATAGTACATAGACCCATcccaaaacataaagaaaacaatGGCAATTAGCAATCCTCCTAGATCCCACATACGAAATCACATAGACTTATAGCCCATTAGTGTGGTCTGTGGACAAGCCCAAGTCCAGAAGACTGCAGACACCCAAAGCTCATTGGACTGCAGCATCCACACCGATTTTGGCCTCCAAATTGAGATGGGCCACCAACCTGTTTTGGTCACCCCACTACAGGCAAGCCCTAAAACAGCTTTGGACACCCAAAGCAGCCGATTTGATTTAGGCCACAGAAATGAATTGGGCACCCACTTGAAGTTGGGCTTCGCAACTGATCTGTGCACCCCGTACTTGGGCACCACTTCTCCGTCAATCAAGGCCGCGACCACCAATGTTATCGCCGCTTGCAACCCCTCAGCTTGCACGGTGACCACCGCCTGTGTTTCTGCAGCCATCGTCATCGCATCAAACTGCTCCCGACCCACAATACCAGCACTGATCCAAATTGGACAACCCCTCGAAACCACCATCTCAGCAACTCGGAGTCGACCCCCCCACGTTGCCTTGCTTCGAGCATAGAGAAATTGCTTCTGCCATGGCTGAAACAACCCACCAGATCTGGACATCCCATGCAATTCCAACCTATCATCCTTTAGCCTCGCTCGACTTGGTCAGAGCCGACCCGATGAAACCTGCCCTGCAAACCGGCGTCTGAAGGCTTCAAAGCCCCAATACCGGAGGCCAGATCTCCATCGATAATCCCCATGAGAAGGTCCGGGTTCATGGTCGAGAGATCCATTCTGATAACGAGGTTGCTTTGGTTGGGTGTTCGCCGAAATCAAACGGCGTTGCAGGGCTGAAGAGAAGCCACAAAGTATGGAGATGAAGGCTCCACTTAGGGGCAAGGCCGGAGTCGACCTCCATTGGAGAACCCAGAAATCGGGGCGACTAGGGTTTAGGACTGCCATTCAACGCTACATAGttggtgatgaagaaaagtatATTTATCATAATGACctttaaacaattaaatttttcattttttgactttgtggataattttttttttcttttaacatatAAGGGATTAGGCTGTATTAGTTCCTCGAAGGTAGAAGTTGTAGGGCACAAGACCCACCCTCAAACTCGTAGGCGAAGAGTACGTCTACCACCCGTCCCTTTATTTTTATAGCATCGTAATGACTTTGTAAGAACTTATAAATCCTATAACATCATAAGGATTTTTAAAATATCATAAATTCATATGCTCTATGAAATTTTTAAAAATCAAGCTCAAAATCTCCTACGCCTAGTGCGTGTcgtttaaaaattttaaatcatTACTTTGCGAGTTATTTAGTGGATTTTCGATGGCTGAGACATATTTCACTGATTTTAGAGAAATCACAAAAACCACGTTTTTTAACAAAATTGTGTTTTCTCTTCTGATTTCAATTTGACCTTATTTATGCCAAAAACATCTTGTTATACTGAAGTAGTTGCGAGTGTGGAGACTAATTAACATATGATACACAAGTGATAGAGCATTAGAGCTAATCAAATAAAAtgcaatcaatttatttttctttcgcTAAACCATAGCTGCACACACGCGAGAGAGAGGAAAACCCTATCTCACAAAAACCCTACTTTCGGACTGCATGGAGGACGTCGATGAGATGGCCGTGCGCCTGGCTGCATCCCTGGGACTGGCGGATGCACTCCGGCCGATGGATCTGCTACCTACTCATGGTGAAGGATTACGTCGCTCTCAGACATACCTTGTTGGGAAACTTTTGACAGCCAAAGCTTTCAATAAGAGATCTTTTATGGGGATGTTCCAGTGAGCATGGCGGTTAAATGGCCGCTACACCATTCAAGAGCATGAAGATCGCTTCCTCTTTACCTTGTTGGACCCAACTGATCGTAGCCGCATTCTCCGGGGTGGTCCGTGGGGTTTCGACAGAGCTCCGGTGGTTTTGGCACCATATGATGGGGTTGGTGCGATCAAAGACGTACCACTTACCACCCTAGGTTTCTGGATcaatgttggatcataattcatatacatatttgtaccctaaaacatggaaattacttattctaaagtccaatttaatgttgactaatccaattccatTATTCTCTTAAActtgtacttttgcttaacctttgtgtttatttatatatatttattatgttttccttctcatgctaggaaatgatggagaagcatggaaatgactaaaaagtcaaccttagcgcattttcttactccggctaggagaaagcgaGATAGACAAGGAAAGAGGGTCGGAAGCCTaatcaaacgaactccaaatgagttgaaacttttcatATCCATTCTAGAAATCTTaaagatcatttcttatgaagagtataAAAGTTAGTTCGgagtggaagaccttcaaaagattggtccaagtttctgactaaaagatgaaaacggccaaaccggacctgtacggattccggcagcatttaCGGCCAAATTACGGTGaaataagctctgaaattttaccaggatgatctatacTTATCGAGGaatatttggtatgaagaaTTCGAAGGCCAATTTCGAAgtctcggtggagattcaattggaTGAAGCTTCGGAAGTAGAAAATAAATCCTAGTTGAATAAGGGTAACTTGGCTGAGAATCCATTTTGGACGGATTTGTTGTACATTTTTGGAAGGGTTATGTTGCTGCAATTCTCAAGGAGAGTTCtagaagaatcctacaagattatGACAAGATTAATCCATCATATTGTCATTTGAATAATAGGCATGGTGCAAAGGGTTCTCTCCATGCTTGTCATTGACTTTGGTGACTCAAAACTACCCCAACACTCTTCAATTTCAAGTTTCCCATGCACAAtaaagagagctagctgctcATCTGTTCTCCTAAGTCATCTTTTTATACTCTACACTCTAatagctcatcattacttccctctttttaCCCCATCTCTTCTATACtcttttcccttgtttttaggatccattaccactctcatactccacctccatgcttcttacaatgCTTAAGCTGCTCCTTTTTATTTACATTCATCAttttacttctctctctcttctctatataaacaTCCTTTCATCACACTCTTAAGGCACCACCCATTCCACcccattacatcttctttctctcttcatctcatTCTTAAAAACTCCatatccacctcccaaaatccaaacccataatATCCATAATCCCCTTACTactccatctcctccatcaccaccaccacaactaccatcttccaccaccataaactccatcactaccactcaaaattagccaaagaagcatcatatcttcatcaccattccattcatcatcaacatcaCCAGGTTCATAATCCATtcattccaccatcaaggaggatcTAAGGGCATTGAAGAAGGAAAACCATGGAGGAGCTAGTCAtcaatttgtcaagcttcaactagttcactctttccttaaactccttaATTTTCCTTGATGTATTTTAGATTTGGTGTTAATTTGTATgaatatgagtgagtagttactttgttggggctagggttgaaaaccctagccaatcttgtatggaTTGATGCTATAATATGATGTTATGCAATTTTCTTTAACATGCCTACTTGatagttcaagagttgaatgcatatgcttagactttaccactttgagtatgTGTGTTTGCCATGTCATGATATAATGTTTAGAGATTGATAACTTTTGAATGttaaagcatgaaagcacactaggtgtgtatgtaggggttgtgaattacaatcacttagagataagcttggttagtttgcatgatttcttcatctccaaactttATGCCTTAGATACCTAACTAGATTGAAATGCATGATTTAAGTAGTTAATTACTACACCCGAGAGGGGttgcttgatatcacaaaaggaTCATGTCTCTTGTCATACCCGAGAGggatgcaaggagagaaataaattaattaatttagcatcattcatattgaaatgcatcaatacttgcaagagaggttagtggtagacaatctaaatcctaactttcatccatttgatcactagtttagtttagagtaatttagtttacatttcagcatctagttgttttcaattcaaaactatcttcaaaaaccaaaatcaaagcaCTACTCCATCTTACatatactcaccatgagcctagatttccttatgaatttaggtttgcatgtgattgtatatttgcatattctagctctccttaggttcacaccctagctagtgaaaggaatcaaattctcgtgggttcgacaacctttcttaaatccctatactattacttgtgcCCCTTATCCTTgaggtggctatttggctaacaatcAAGGTGCGTGGACTACAGCCAGATTTTCATACTGATCGCTATCTTCGAAGGATTGGCAGTGCAATGGGTCGTTATGTTCAAAAGGACACCACAGAGTTTGATGCACGAAGAATCCTAATCTGAGTTGAACTGGACCTATTGAAACCTATCATCTTTCGACATAGCTTTACCGTAGATGATGGTATTGTTGTGGATTTGGATTTCTTTTGCAAGAATCTCTATGGTAGATGCAGGGATTGTGGACTAATCACTCATGTCGATTTTCCATGTTCTGGAACTCCATTGCCCGGCAAAGCTGCAAATTGATACTCCCTCAGCACGTTGGATTCTGGGGTGTGCCCTAAATCAGGTAGATGTGGTACCGCATGTTGGGCTGGTGTTGGTCTTTGGGGCACAGAATACCCCCCCAGGTTGGTTTGGAGAGGTTTATGCTAGTTGCTAAGCCTAAGGTGAGAAAGGAGATATGCCGGCGACCTTCTGTTGGTAGTGGAGAGGGCAGTTCTGGGGTGCAGATAGATTCAAATGCTGATGAGGTGGACTGTGGTAGTGATCCAAAGTCTAATGGCTCAGGTAAGGGGGCAGTTGGAATAGACAGTTTGACAGAACATGCACCAAATCATGCAGTGACTTCTCCTAGTTGTGGAATGCGTTGTAAGCGTGTAGAGGAGGATGGGATTTCtccaaagaagatgagattgagCTTGGCAGTTGGAAGAACTAACCTGGATGCTATGACCATGGGTTTGAGTAACGTGAAACCGGTTAAGAAGGTGTATAAGAAGAGAGGTAGGCCGAAAGGTAC belongs to Rosa chinensis cultivar Old Blush chromosome 4, RchiOBHm-V2, whole genome shotgun sequence and includes:
- the LOC112200091 gene encoding glutathione S-transferase U10, producing MAHERNDHQVVIYGSWISSFTARVKIALKLKGIDYEYVEEDITNKSQMMLNYNPIHKKVPILVHQGRPIVESQVILEYIDENWSHAPKLLPEDPYEKAKIRFWAKFFDEKIIPVIQAILRSKSGEERENLIQELSEVIQVFEEGMKRDYGEKPPLFNGDSLGFLGIVVSAYVCSYKPIHEAFATILLAEKNPAFFSWVNELLEHPLIKETQPPHDRLVARFKSLQT